One window of Thermocoleostomius sinensis A174 genomic DNA carries:
- a CDS encoding Uma2 family endonuclease, translating into MSGLTIKDLEKLQKQLPDYPMELVDGEIIVMSPSGLESDEVAAEIVRQLGNWVRPRKLGRVAASSAGYVLPNAEEDVRAPDASFIRAERLRRTTSKYAQLVPDLMFEVKSENDTLPRLRQKIQEFLQLGTQVGVLVDPRTQTLEVYRPGVEGVEKAEILGNGDRLTVPELLPGWEMIVEEIWAPVFDED; encoded by the coding sequence ATGTCTGGCTTAACGATCAAAGATTTAGAAAAGCTACAAAAACAACTCCCCGACTATCCAATGGAATTGGTAGATGGAGAAATTATTGTGATGAGTCCATCCGGGTTGGAATCTGACGAAGTGGCAGCCGAAATCGTACGTCAACTGGGGAATTGGGTCAGACCCCGCAAACTAGGGCGAGTTGCTGCTTCGAGTGCAGGTTACGTGCTACCCAATGCTGAGGAGGATGTGCGTGCGCCGGATGCGTCTTTTATTCGGGCAGAGCGGCTGAGACGCACCACCAGCAAGTATGCTCAGCTTGTTCCCGATCTCATGTTTGAAGTCAAATCTGAGAATGATACATTGCCCAGACTACGCCAAAAGATTCAGGAGTTTTTGCAATTGGGCACTCAAGTGGGAGTGCTAGTCGATCCTAGGACGCAAACATTAGAAGTTTACCGCCCTGGAGTTGAGGGCGTGGAAAAGGCGGAGATTCTGGGAAATGGTGATCGTTTGACTGTGCCAGAACTATTGCCGGGTTGGGAGATGATTGTTGAGGAAATTTGGGCCCCGGTTTTTGATGAGGACTAA
- a CDS encoding phage holin family protein yields MLGILLTTLATALGLLIVDLVVPGVDISNFPAALIAAVAIGLVNGFIKPILSLLSLPITFLTLGLFALVINGICFWLASILVPGFSVQGLLGILLGPIVLSLASTFLNKYFAGKGLGTTPATDGATTVQTEGK; encoded by the coding sequence ATGCTTGGAATCCTATTAACGACCTTAGCAACAGCGTTAGGGCTGCTCATCGTTGATCTGGTTGTACCAGGGGTAGATATCTCCAACTTTCCAGCAGCGCTGATAGCGGCGGTGGCGATCGGGTTAGTGAATGGCTTTATCAAACCGATTTTGTCGCTTTTGTCACTACCGATCACATTTTTAACGCTTGGTTTATTTGCTCTTGTCATTAATGGCATCTGCTTTTGGTTAGCGTCTATCTTGGTTCCAGGATTTTCGGTGCAGGGATTGCTTGGCATTCTGCTTGGGCCGATCGTGCTATCGCTGGCAAGCACCTTCCTCAATAAGTACTTTGCCGGCAAAGGGCTAGGGACTACTCCAGCTACAGATGGAGCAACCACTGTGCAAACAGAAGGGAAATAG
- a CDS encoding DUF937 domain-containing protein codes for MGLFFDVLSAINNPNQQGSVDQLSSIVNTINQTTSGVDSATTQTALSALTGGLRSMLKQQPKTGPGGLESMLSQFTGSGSSGLGMLSSVLSPQMQQQLAQTVAQKTGLSANMVQSMLPGLITAALGFLKMGSGKPGSTASNTVLSSFLDGNRDGDVDLGDAFKFATRFLNPPARL; via the coding sequence ATGGGACTTTTCTTTGATGTGCTCAGCGCTATCAACAATCCCAATCAGCAGGGTAGCGTGGATCAGTTGAGTTCAATCGTCAATACAATCAACCAGACTACTAGTGGGGTGGATAGTGCCACCACTCAAACAGCCTTATCAGCTTTGACTGGGGGGCTGCGTTCGATGCTGAAACAGCAACCTAAGACTGGGCCAGGCGGGCTTGAAAGTATGCTGAGTCAGTTCACCGGAAGCGGCAGTTCTGGATTAGGAATGCTGTCGTCTGTGCTGTCGCCGCAAATGCAACAGCAGCTTGCTCAAACGGTAGCTCAAAAAACGGGCCTAAGCGCCAACATGGTGCAGTCTATGTTACCAGGACTGATAACGGCTGCACTAGGTTTTCTGAAAATGGGTTCTGGAAAACCGGGCAGCACAGCATCAAATACTGTCCTAAGTTCCTTTTTAGACGGTAATCGGGACGGCGACGTGGATCTGGGCGATGCCTTTAAGTTTGCTACCCGCTTTCTCAATCCACCAGCACGGCTTTAG
- a CDS encoding aconitase/3-isopropylmalate dehydratase large subunit family protein — protein MSLSETILVLGDDINTDDIIPAQRGTNSDPEHLRHYAFEHLIGEGQLLNYSVIEAGTNFGCGSSREFAPLAIKSAGIRTVRARSFAEIFYRNSINIGLALEQLGDHQPHPVIEAIVAAGGLFAFNQQRRRGQQVVPPSQTKPRPMTMAEKMLARASGNAYVQPGEVVFVKVDLAMSHDAIAATVGELFYQEFGIDARVWQPDRVVFVADHFIQINDIRSDSRATQMHQQMVQFAQKQGCQLFDVVSPGDAAGICHVLLPEQGLVRPGMVIAGTDSHSCTYGAFGSFATGVGTTDMANLLAMGDLWLRVPATLLFELSGTLSPHLSAKDIMLFILGQIGCDGAAGKVMEFCGSIIDQLPIDERMTLANMAIECGAVCGLLPVDDSTRQYLRRHMDNATELEPVTSDPGADYERVYCFDLSQLQPQVARPPKPDQVGSVSDIGDVAITRAFIGSCTGGKLFDLAQAAAVLKGQHVAPGVSLFVVPASQAIRQQAEALGYLNILEQAGAHILKTGCGACINAGMGILGANEVGIYATNRNFKGRSGHPTGQNYLASPRTVAISAIHGKISDRLPDATESLI, from the coding sequence ATGAGTTTGTCTGAAACAATTTTAGTGTTGGGAGATGACATCAACACCGATGACATCATTCCAGCCCAGCGCGGAACAAATTCTGATCCAGAGCATCTTAGGCACTATGCATTTGAGCATCTAATTGGAGAAGGCCAGCTTCTAAACTATAGCGTGATTGAAGCTGGCACTAATTTTGGCTGTGGATCTAGCCGCGAGTTTGCACCGTTGGCCATTAAATCGGCGGGTATTCGCACGGTGCGGGCGCGATCGTTCGCGGAAATTTTCTATCGAAATAGCATCAATATCGGGCTAGCGCTGGAGCAACTTGGTGATCATCAACCGCATCCTGTCATCGAGGCTATTGTGGCAGCGGGTGGTTTATTTGCCTTTAATCAACAGCGTCGCAGAGGGCAGCAAGTAGTACCTCCTAGCCAAACGAAACCACGCCCCATGACCATGGCTGAAAAAATGCTGGCTCGAGCATCAGGCAATGCCTATGTGCAGCCGGGCGAGGTAGTGTTTGTTAAAGTTGATTTGGCCATGTCCCATGATGCCATTGCAGCGACGGTGGGCGAGTTGTTTTATCAAGAGTTTGGGATAGATGCGCGAGTGTGGCAGCCCGATCGAGTAGTGTTTGTGGCGGATCACTTTATTCAAATTAACGATATTCGCTCTGACTCACGTGCTACACAGATGCATCAGCAAATGGTGCAATTTGCCCAGAAACAGGGGTGTCAATTGTTTGATGTGGTTTCGCCGGGAGATGCAGCAGGCATTTGTCATGTGCTGTTGCCAGAGCAGGGCTTGGTTCGACCGGGAATGGTGATTGCGGGAACCGATTCGCATAGTTGCACCTATGGCGCGTTTGGCAGCTTTGCCACTGGCGTAGGCACCACAGACATGGCCAATCTATTGGCAATGGGCGATCTGTGGCTGCGCGTGCCGGCTACTTTGTTATTTGAGCTATCGGGAACTTTGTCGCCCCACCTCAGCGCTAAAGATATCATGCTGTTTATCTTGGGACAGATTGGCTGTGACGGGGCTGCTGGCAAAGTTATGGAGTTTTGCGGCAGCATTATCGATCAACTACCGATCGACGAGCGCATGACCCTAGCAAATATGGCGATCGAATGTGGTGCGGTTTGTGGGCTATTGCCTGTAGATGACTCGACTCGTCAATACTTGCGTCGTCACATGGATAATGCAACGGAACTAGAACCTGTTACTAGCGATCCAGGGGCCGACTATGAGCGGGTGTATTGTTTTGATTTGAGCCAGTTGCAACCCCAAGTGGCTCGTCCACCCAAGCCCGATCAGGTAGGCAGTGTGAGTGACATTGGCGATGTGGCAATCACTCGTGCCTTCATTGGTTCCTGCACCGGTGGCAAACTGTTTGATTTAGCCCAAGCAGCCGCTGTCTTGAAGGGACAGCATGTTGCGCCCGGCGTTAGTTTATTTGTTGTGCCAGCCTCTCAAGCGATTCGGCAACAGGCAGAAGCCCTTGGCTATCTGAATATTTTGGAACAGGCAGGTGCACACATCCTGAAAACAGGTTGTGGAGCCTGTATCAACGCGGGCATGGGCATTTTGGGTGCAAACGAAGTCGGTATCTATGCTACTAATCGCAACTTTAAAGGGCGCAGTGGCCACCCTACTGGACAAAACTATCTCGCCTCGCCTCGTACCGTTGCCATCTCAGCCATTCATGGCAAAATCAGCGATCGGTTGCCAGACGCCACAGAAAGTCTAATCTAG
- a CDS encoding NAD-dependent epimerase: MQVLVTGVAGFIGYHLAKRLLSDGLAVIGVDNLSDYYDVNLKKARLAQLTHPQFTFQLLDLSDRHGVAQLFQEHQFDYVVNLAAQAGVRYSLINPLAYIDSNITGFVNILEGCRHSAINHLVFASSSSVYGINPKVPFSTRDNVDHPISLYAATKKSNELMAHTYSHLYQIPITGLRFFTVYGAWGRPDMAYFKFVKAIDEGKPIEVYNFGKMKRDFTYVDDVIEGVVRVMHKPPQPDESTSKSPSNACYKLYNIGNNQPVELMQFIEVIESLLGKQAQKHMLPMQPGDVPITYADVDNLMQEVGFRPETPIDVGMARFVEWYRDYYGSVQD; this comes from the coding sequence ATGCAGGTATTAGTCACTGGAGTTGCTGGGTTTATTGGATATCACTTAGCCAAACGCCTATTGTCTGACGGGCTAGCGGTAATTGGTGTAGATAATTTGAGTGATTATTACGATGTCAACTTAAAAAAGGCTCGTTTAGCGCAACTAACTCATCCGCAATTTACATTCCAGCTTCTCGATTTAAGCGATCGGCACGGTGTAGCCCAATTGTTTCAAGAGCACCAGTTTGACTACGTGGTAAATTTAGCAGCGCAAGCAGGTGTGCGGTATTCCCTGATCAATCCGCTGGCCTACATAGATAGCAACATCACCGGATTCGTCAATATCCTGGAAGGCTGCCGCCACAGCGCAATCAATCATTTAGTGTTTGCCTCCTCTAGCTCAGTGTATGGCATCAATCCAAAAGTGCCATTTTCTACCCGCGACAATGTAGATCATCCCATTTCGCTCTATGCTGCTACCAAGAAGTCCAATGAACTGATGGCGCATACCTACAGCCATCTATATCAGATCCCCATAACGGGATTGCGGTTCTTTACAGTCTATGGAGCATGGGGGCGCCCGGATATGGCCTATTTCAAATTCGTCAAGGCGATCGACGAAGGCAAGCCGATCGAGGTTTATAACTTTGGCAAAATGAAGCGCGATTTCACCTACGTTGATGATGTGATTGAGGGCGTGGTGCGCGTTATGCACAAACCGCCACAGCCAGACGAATCTACCTCTAAATCCCCTTCTAATGCTTGCTATAAGCTCTACAACATCGGCAATAACCAGCCTGTTGAGTTAATGCAGTTTATTGAAGTGATTGAATCCCTGTTAGGTAAACAGGCACAGAAACATATGCTGCCCATGCAACCGGGAGATGTACCTATCACCTACGCCGACGTGGATAATCTGATGCAAGAGGTGGGCTTTCGTCCTGAAACGCCGATCGACGTAGGCATGGCGCGATTTGTCGAGTGGTATCGCGACTATTATGGTTCGGTTCAGGATTAG